Proteins found in one Mytilus edulis chromosome 2, xbMytEdul2.2, whole genome shotgun sequence genomic segment:
- the LOC139510900 gene encoding uncharacterized protein, with amino-acid sequence MYEVDVYIIESRSFDWQLDRRAIHGGLCTYPSDLRGTWHDSVYGTIAFTDSSMNMETKSFVSGFTNTNFTCQLNNGDMYVSKSNEAVTLGILGGFTVNVWICFEIKSLTTSSFYYYLRSSDQDNLDFGDVVPVAATVTTVTEADVCNTSPGVGEFHMIVNPASSREGLSAVPVPLLGDFTYTMNFGTDSSQCGVSAFWEGCSYTTTITLNNTACGSQFVGYSASGSLGFIKSVQDTTSTSVYYVGVYNFDTSVNGASTKRFTCFTVEYDTSITMVSQSPNKCSPGSSPTDLPTDGALLQLTTVSKLVTMQIYSFKNIITL; translated from the exons GTGGACTTTGTACTTATCCCAGTGACTTACGAGGAACATGGCACGACAGTGTTTATGGAACTATCGCTTTTACAGATTCTTCTATGAACATGGAGACGAAATCATTCGTTAGTGGTTTCACCAATACAAACTTTACTTGTCAGCTAAATAATGGAGATATGTATGTGTCAAA aagtaATGAGGCTGTCACACTTGGTATTCTTGGTGGTTTTACTGTTAATGTATGgatatgttttgaaataaaatcattAACGACTTCATCATTCTATTATTACCTCAGATCAA GTGATCAGGACAATTTGGATTTTGGCGATGTTGTCCCGGTTGCAGCAACGGTAACGACTGTTACAGAAGCAGATGTGTGTAATACTTCACCAGGAGTCGGTGAATTTCATATGATTGTAAATCCTG CTTCATCAAGGGAAGGACTAAGCGCTGTTCCTGTACCTCTGCTTGGTGATTTTACCTATACAATGAACTTTGGAACCGATTCATCACAATGTGGAGTATCTGCTTTCTGGGAAGGATGTTCTTATACAACTACTATCACTCTAAATAATACTGCATGTGGAAGTCAGTTCGTTGGATATTCAG CTTCTGGATCATTAGGTTTTATCAAATCAGTTCAGGATACAACAAGTACCAGTGTTTACTATGTAGGTGTTTACAACTTTGATACTTCTGTCAATGGAGCGTCAACAAAGCGATTTACGTGcttt ACGGTGGAATATGATACCAGTATTACAATGGTCAGTCAAAGTCCAAATAAATGTTCACCAGGGTCCAGTCCGACGGATCTTCCTACAGATGGTGCCCTTCTTCAACTCACAACTGTCAGTAAGTTGGTGACAATgcaaatatattcatttaaaaatataataacactATGA